GAATACTGGGACTCACTACACAAAGTCACAACTGATCTGTTCACAAACAAACAATGTGACTCGCAACACTGAATgttgaaacaaaatgcagtaaattGTGGAACTGTTTCTCTATTTACTAGATCCTCTTTCCTAGCTGAGTAAGGAAGAATATAGAGAGGCAAAGACAATTTTAACACTCACTTTGTGCTGGGGCCATTGAGGAATCTAGCCAGACTAAGGAATAGCTTTACTCATTCTAGCCAgagcttggcagaaaacagacaaaagacCATATAGTTAAGGTGTAGCCGGTGAGCTATGGTGGTGCTATATGTTCTCATGAAAGAAGCTCTTTCCACCTATATTAAGGCTCCCTGATGCTGACAACCACGAACAGGTTTGATCCAGTGCACGCACAAAAATCAGTAGGAAGACACTTTTGCTTTGAATCGGGACCTTGGAGAAAAGAGGAAGCAGCGAtgacaaagcaacaaaaacagCAACCGCACTTTTTTTAACCACTGCCAAAGAAAATGAGCTCCCAGAGGGATCAGCTCTCGGAGCTTTTCAGCAGCTCAGAAGGGATTTGCCTGGAGAAGCTCCTGAACTCACATTCAACTTAACGGATCATGACACCTCTGAGGAAACACACGAAACCAAAACCTGCGCTCCGTCCGCACTAGCTCTGCCAGGTGAGGAGGCCTCACAGCAAATCTTCCGTCTTCCCTCGTCTCCCCGTACAGTCCCAGCCCGCTCCAGCGGGGCCCCGCTCACACCACCCGGCCTGCGCCAAGCCAGCTCGGGCCGGGCCGCTGCCCCGGGCCCACCGCGGCCGCTGAACCCCACCCTCCCCCGCGCGGCTGCGGAGCGACTCCGGGCCGCCCGGGTGCGCGGAGGCGAGAGAAGCGGAGCCGTACCCGGGGGTAGATGTCTCGCAGGAACTGCTCCCGCGTGACCCCGGCCAGCCGCGCCACCGGCACCGCCGGCTGCTCGCGCCGCTCCATGGCCGCTTGCGCGCCGGTGACCCGCGTccgcctccccgccgctccccccggAAAGGAGAGCTCGCGCAGAAGCGTTCCCCGCCTCCTCCCGCCAGGCAAGGGCCGGGGAAGCAGCGGATTCTTCCCTTCTCCGGGAGGCGGGTCCCGCGGTGACTGCGCGCTCCTCTGAGCCAGCGCGATCGGAACCGCCGGTCACCCGGACGTCCGCCGCCTCCGGAGGACGCCCCGCCGCGAGGGAACCGGCGGCGGGTCGGCTCTGTTTCCCGCGGAGCGGGAGTTCCGATCGGACGGGGCGGGGACAGCGGCCATCATGGCGCTGCGCGCGGCTCCCGGCCGCGGCCGCTGGCTCGCGCGCGCGCTCGCGgcgccggcggcggcccggGTCCCGCcaccgcccgccgccgcctcagccCTGCCGCTGTGCGGGCTCCGCCCGCTCCGGCCCGCCGCGCGGTTCGCCAGCACCGCCGGGCAGGGGCCGGAGGCCGAGGGTCCTCAGCGgcgggtggtggtggtgaggaTCACCAGCCCCTTCGCCTGGCTCCGCACCCGCTTCTATTACCTCCTCATCCGCCTCTACTTCGACCAGGAGTTCAGCATTGAGGAGTTCACGCGGGGGGCCAAGCAGGTGAGCGCCGAACGGTCGGCGGGGCTCGGTCGCCCGGCCCGGTGCGGTGCCTCAGGGAGGCGAGAGGGGCCGGCCTGCCTGAGGGGAAAGGTGCCCGAGCTGTGCTGGCTgcgccccggcccgccggcgGCCCCTCAGGGCGGCCCCGCTGAGGCTCCCGAGGGGGCTGCCGGTGCCCGGGTTTAATTTCACATGCGGACGTCGTAGCGCCTGCCTGCGTTCTCTCGTGTGTGAAATAGATGGAGTTCCCCGCTTTTGGCTCCAAGTACCTCACTTCTGGGGGAAGCGGGGATAATCAGAGGTGCGCTTTTCTtcagacttgttttcttttcctagatTCCAGAATTAAAATGAGCTGGTTTAGCTATCCCCCAAAGTAGTATGAAGGAAGGTGCTTCCAGATGTTTTAGAGACTTTAAGGGGAAATATATCTCCTCTTAGCTGGTTTTCCTAAAATGACAAAGATTAGGCAGGCATATAGCTGGTGCATatatttgtttctctgaatttaTGAATCCAGTGAGCTTTGTCAACAGAACGTGTCAAAGAGGTAGTGATCTCAAAGCTAATCATGTAAAAATTACAGACTTACCTACTGTGAAACTTCAgttattgtatttaatttaaaaaaacaaacaaaaaacagctcAAAACAACACACCAGGTGGTAGGGGACAGAAtgttaaaatgctgaagatcagttcaagagagaaaaaaaaaaaaacctacactGAATTAGTTGCCATGGGTGCAGAACCACCTGTTTTGCCTTGccctggttttttttgtttgtttttacttgctATAGAGTCCTAAACACTCTGTCTGCATTTCACAAGTACACTGTTTGCATATGGAGAGCCATTATTGTATGTAAATATACCTGCAAAATTGAGCGGAAAATGGGAGTTGAGTTTCCTGAAGTTTAGAGACTAAACCAgatttataaagaaattttataaaCTGGTGCTTCTGTTTTGACTGACAGCAGGAGATGAGCTGGGAAAGGGGACAGGAGAACAAAAGGTTTACAGGGAAAGACATAGACTGGATTATCAAAAAGAGAGTAAAAACAACTTATATAGGTTactgtaatgctttttttttcataaactatGCATTCACTTGCCTGTTATTAAAAGGCTTGATGCTTTAAAtgagagactgaaaagaaacCTTATGTTTTTATCAGTTCATGGAATCACTTTTTTAATGCTGGAGGGCTTCCATTTCAATGGTGGTACACTCTGCAAACATTGAAATCTTAAATCATGGAATATTTGGGTAGCTTGTCACAAAATGATGGgtttgtctgaaaaataagcCAACCTAGTGTTATTTGTTcatgtatttctctctttttttctcttttggtaggccttttctgttgtttcaaaGCTGCTGTCTCAGCGTAAACTTGACCTGCTGGATGAACTTGTATCAGCAGAGGTAAATgctttccatctctttttctaGCAATTGATTTTCCATTATGAAGTAACATGCATTCAGCCTGTCATTATCTACAAATACTGCCAGTTTGGTTTaattagggaaaaaacacaTAATGCGGAACAGGGTAATTGTTTGTCCTGCAgcttttttatgtttaatttcaacagttttacaattttaaagttactgtatttaaaaaaaatatatatattcttgcCATTGAGCGTAAGGACCAATTGCCCAAAAGATTACCAGTGTACAGAAAGGACTGAAAGGCAGTGGGTTCTGGATGGCAGGTGGAATTGCATACCTCTGTTGGTGCAGGCAGATAGCTGACACTTCTGGTCTGTGCACCAGAATTCAGATGAACAAAGGAACTGGTTTGTGCTCATCCCTGCTGCACTAATACATTCCCACCCCCAAGCAGATCATACAGCCAATTACTGCTTTCGGCTGGAAGGCCTCAGTCTTGTGTTATGGCCTCAGGGATATGGCTGACCTGGCTAGTTAAACATCGGTGCTGtgtgttctgtatttttatgaatttttaattgctgaagtTGTCTTGGCCTTCCCAGGGGACGGAGGTAGCAGATGCATCAGTCAAGTGGAGGAGATACTTGGCCTGCCCTATTGCCACCCATGCCTTTGCAGCAAAAATTTTGGTGCTGTTCTAGTGCATCCCCACTGGACAATCTTGCCTCCTCTCTCTGAGCAGAGATAGCAATAAAATGTGAGTTTGTTTCTTATAGTTGTTTTGAAAGagcatctcctcttcctctgctcatCTTAAATTCTTCAGGTGATCGGGTTAACGTTGATCCAGAGACCTCATGTAACCAGAGCATGTAGTGGATGAGGCTGTGACACCATACTACTTTGTTGTTGCTTTGGCCAGTGAATTTTACACCTGCAGAATGTACTAGAAACCAATGTCTTGTAGTGAAGATTGCCTCTTGCTTCCATGTGACCTCTGGATTTGTTTGTTATTCAAAAATGGCAATTCAACTTAGGCTAAAAACTGAGTATGAGTTAAAAATAAGTGCTGCACATCTTCATCCTTCCTTGTGACGTGTCTTTCTCATGTGGTGTTTGAGGTGATGCCTCTGTTCAGTTCGTGCACCACACCCTTTTGCTACTTAACACAGCTGTGTAGGTCTTAGGACACTCAAATACTGTGGATGTGAATGCGGTATGGAATTTCAGCCCCAGAGCAAcgatttttcagtcttttctgatTTGCAAGTGTTTAAACTTTTTCTAATGGGAATGTGGAATTAGAATGGCAAAGATAAACTTAGTGGTAATGGaactgattttcaaagaaattatgaaagataactgagaaataatttaatcaaaaGCTAAGGAATATACACAGAGTGAGAAATCAGCAGTGAGAAGGCAGAGTGTAAGTATGATTGTGGAAGCAAGCTTAACTGGTATTTTCTGGGCTTACATGCCTTGCTTTGCAACTTCTGTTTTGACAGTAccttttctaaacatttttttaaaatacttggttTTCATTGGTTTGAGCAGTAAATGGATCTTCTTTAATATTGCTGAATTAGGGTTTGGAAGTGCCCAAACTTCCCCGTgctttttcacttctgctgttGTATATGTTATACAAATGTTTTAGCGATATAGCTCGTTTTATTACCTGCAGTAGAAAAGATTGTTACTTCAGTTTCCTAATGAAAACCTGACAGTTTTTCTGAATTTAGGTACTTCAGGTGCTgaaggaaaagatttctttgCTCCCTGACAATCACAGGGATGCTTTAGCAGCTGACATTGATGCAATCATGTACACAACAGAAGGAGATGTTCGCATTTACTATGATGATGATGGTATGTTTACAATTCTAAAACATTTCAGCAGTGGGCAGTCttatttcctggttttgctgctaAGCAGGCATTCTCCTTACACATGTGTTTTTGAGTActgtttctcattctttgtttttctgtttatagtTCATCTGTATATAGTTCCTTGATTTCCTTTTAAACCAGAAACTGAGAGATTATTGTTAATAAGTCATGGTACTGTTTTGACTTCTGTTTAGGTTTTGCtcattcctcttcttttgtgatttcagatttttacattATTAGTGCTTAGCAATCTCAAACCACTCAAAAACAATTATTCTACTATATGCAGAAAGCTGTTTGCTTCAGCAATGAAAATACATCTTCCAAGAAGAATAGTGAAGGATggataatgaaataaattttgctgtcttcttttctgttttcatggaaTATACTTTGTTCTAGGacttcttgatttgtttttttgttttgttttgttttaagctaGTGATGAGCTcaaacaagtttttcttttggttgaATACCAGCATTATGTGCTCAGTTCACTATCAGACACAGATGAGATGGTTTATAGTCTAACCATGGGTCTTCCAATGAGCATTTCAAATTGTCAGACCCAGtgagcttttttcctgttttgggagatagggattttttttttctcctagattGCTCCTGAGTTTCAACTACTCTACATACTTTTGTAGTATCAGTAGTTGGCTTTGGACCTTGTGGTAACCAGCTTTTTTTCGTATGGTTTGATTATGTACAATGTCATGCAACACGCATGATAAAATACATACCTTTCTACAGAGTGTGTTTTTATTGTTGCTAAACAGCATGAATACAGCTTTAAATAGCTTTATCATTCATTATTCTATCATGCATTCTTTATGGCTGAAGTCAGCTGCCCTTCCAGGGTCTCCCTAGAATATACGCTAGGTAGCAAATAGGAGTATTTGACCAATGAGAAACATGAGATCTACCTTATGCTTTGATTTACTTCCAACAGGAAGAAAGTTTGTTAGCATCCTGATGCGTTTCTGGTATCTGAATGGTGCTAACCTACCTGATGAAGTACCAGGTGAAACCAAAGTTTTCCAGATTGTGTTTGGAGATGAaagcacaaaagagaaaagacatcTTTTAACAGCAAACTATGAGTAAGTTTActtgtcccttttttttcctccatgtaCATGGGCTGGCTATGTGGAAAGCAATTTGTGAACTGAAAGCATTCACACTGTGCCAGTGCAGAACTCGGTATGTTTTAATTTACCTTGATTCTAACTAAGTTAGTTCTCATCCAGCTTTCCAGTTCTGATTCTAGGGCcaaattttttaaatacccCTTGACGTCATTATGTTATTACTTTGCTTCTGAGTTGACATTAATGGGAACTCTATCAGGAAGAGCAATAGTTGGAGCATTGAATGAGGTTTCTGATCCTTTCCTATACTGCTCCTGCAGCTTTCAGGAAATAGGCCAATATCTGTTCTTGTTTCCCATTTCTTGTAGCACAGCTAACAGCAATGCAGTCAAGCCAGGCAGTCAAGTGTGGTGCTGCTGACTTGTCACTTCCCGCACAAAAGTCAGAACTGCAATTAGCTGAAAAAGTAGCTCATGAAAGAGGAAATTATTTAGCcaaatgctttctgcagaaaggcAGAACAAAGCAAGCATCACCTGGTGTTCATGCCACTCTGATCTAAGCCCTCAAAGCATATATTAGGTAGATGGATTTTCATAGGAATGCTTGTAAATAATGTCTGTGTTAGTGTACTGATGTCAGAGCAGTGCAGAAATATCTGCACAGTTGGCAAAATGTGCTGAAAGTAACATTCTCAGAAGTTGGGAAAAGGGAGGATTTTTGTGTGAGAAGTGCAATATAATCAATGACTTCTACACCCACGTTTGAAATGGAGAGACTATGGGGTCTAGTTGATGAGGAGCTCTGAAACAAAGGACACCAATGCTTTTTGCCTGGATGGATTTTTGTGGATCCGTCCCATAGCTGAATTCAACATCTTCCTTAGAGCTGGAGGCTTCTGAGGCTCCATTAACCTCAAGAGCCTGCCCTTAAAGCCCTAAATACCTTCCTAATCCCCAGCAGAGAGATCTTTGCAAGTATGCTTTCCCTCTGCTATTTACAGCGCTAACCTAAACTCAAATGGGCAAAGATACTACAGGCCTTGGAAGCCTAGCGTTAAGTATTTGGGTGTCTGGAGAAGACAGTTTCCAGGAGTGGATTTGCATGTAATTGCAAAGCAATGAGGTTATACTGCTCTTGCCCACAATGTGCAGATTACTTGGGAGCCTGAATATTCAGTTTGAAGCTCAGACTTACCTTTAGATAACAAGCAGTCAAAACTGACATGCTCAGGGAGGAAGGCATTAATGACtacaaaaggaagaggaagactCCTTGAAAATAGGGGTGGATGTTTTCATTTCCCTATCAACAActgcagaattttctttcagGGAGATTCAGTACTACTGTTAGCTTGATCTTtgatgtatttctgaaaatatattactttttaaagtatagttcagtaaaaatgaaaattttcaggtAGAATGCGTAGCGTGTGATTTCCCTTTACAATGCAGTTACCATCCCATTAAATGAAACCCTTTATTTCAAGATGAATATCTGCCACAAAGCTATGTTCATAGTTACTGCTATGAAAACTGAGTGCTTTCTTGATACTGGAGTCTTTACTGTTGCTGCTTGATCCTGGCTGTGGGATCTGAACCAAAACACTGTGAAGTCAGTGCACTTTGTTTCTTACTATAGAATAATTTTGATCTTCCATTTTGGGGTATAAGCATCAGAGTCTAAGGAGCTTTTACAGGAATAactctgaagtaaaatatttcttcatgaTTTCTTGTTGGTATTAGTAGCTCTTTAACCATCGAGTAAATTTTAACAACTCTTCACTtactgtctttccttttccaggtTCCAAAGGGAATTTACAGAAGGAGCAAAACCAGACTGGACAATTACACGAATTGAACATCCAAGGCTATTAGAATAAATGCCTTCTACAGTCTTTTTATGTACCATTGTAAATGTTCTGATGTAACAAATATCAGgctttttttggtctctttttttcccttcctgccttctcctccaaAAGAGGGATGAATTTTGTATGTCTGGTTTCCCAGAATTGTTTCTGAAACGTACTCTATGCTGCACCACTACAATAAAGCCTTTTCTCTGGAACAGGCTAGTACAAGTTTAATTGGTACTAATGCTCAGCCAAGGCATTTACACAGTGCAGTTTCACGCAGGCCAGTATTACGTGTATGTCGATTTCTTACATTCTGAGAAGAAATGGTGCTACTTGAAGATAAATAACGCTTTCGTGGCTGGTGGCCTTTCTGAGTTATTTtcctatgtttcttttttccctaggGACTGTACAATGTATAACTGAATAATATGCAAGATGAAATAGAGGTAGATGGACTTCTTAGATTGTCTAGCCTCAGCAGTTCATTTTGAGGTAATCTTGCTTTTGAATATATTTGAGATTAAGAAAGTTGGAGCCATTATCAGTATTTGGTACAGGATTAGACTAAGAAAAAACTTTTAGCGTTGCACTGGGAAAATGGATCAaagatgtatatatattttgtgaaaaataaaaccaacattCCTTTCAATTCAGTAACATACAGGCAATTCCAAGTCTAGAggtttatgaaagaaaaatcaatcgaaaacatgaatttaaaagaGGACCTGACAGTGAAGCTGAATGAAGTCCTCTGAAATGCTTGTTGAAGAAATGAGCAAATCATTGAAATTAGATGTTGCAACTGAACAATTTCCCGATTCTCAGATTATCTCTGTTTCTGGAACATGAGAGTCCTGGTGTAAGTAGCTTGAGGTTTCTATATGCAGATCAACAGGAGATCATcataacaggttttttttatccCTATCTCAACTTCAAAGATAAAGCTAACTTCCTGCTCAGGCATGTTGTAGAGATTTGTGCCATGTTTTGAAAGTGTAAAGTATAGTTACTGTGATTCACAGTAGTTGTGATTGAAAGgtataaattaaattttccgTAGTTCAGATCTTTTGATGCAGTGATTTAGTGAGAAGAATGTTTCAAGTTTATCAACAAGTTTTTTATGTCAAATCTTGGTGAAATAATTATGGTATTCTATTCTGCCTTAGCAGCAGCGTCCTGGCCTTATAATGGAGAATTTGTGATTTGTCCTCTGGACAAAGTTCAGTGATGACAGAGAGCCTTGTCTTCAggggagaaataaaattctatatttaaaattatatatagcCATTTTGTATGCAGTCAATCTGGAAATGTTTGAGGCAAAGCGGAAGATGTTTGTTATTCTGTGGGCCATTTGCTGATGCTAAATAGTAGCATGTCCAGTTTGGCCACTGAATGATGTGCTGCAAGAAGCTGCAATCAGACATATTTGACGTAGTAACAGGAGAAACAAGCAGAACACTAGCGAAGCGTGCAGATGCACTTCTAAAAGAAGTCATTATTATGGAGCAGAAGAAGACAAAAGCCAGTGAAGCCATCTTTATATTCAGGAATGTCTGCTTTCACATTTAAGTAATAGAGGTCTATCTAGAAATGCTGgtatatcttaatttttaatttgggttactttattattatcttttttgtttgattggATATATGAAAACGGGAGTCTCTGGGAGGGATTACCCTTTTACTAGTGAGTGCCCCATTTTTGGAAGCAAAGGCAGAGTAGACCCTTCTGTATgactaataatgaaaaaaaatttttttgttttattcactATAAAATTGTGACTTGATATGAACATGCTCCAAATTTATGATAACacagttttgctgaaaaaaaaaagatgtcattgGAAATTAACATGcactgttttattctttcaaagttGTGTttgtcgggggggggggcaggcagctgttggatgtttggggtttttttcccctctaatcttcattttaaaaatgatccTGGAGACTACATATCTCCGTCAGATGCAGAACCACCCATGGCCTTATTGCAccataaataaatcagaaaggTGCATAAATTACTAAGCTTACTGTACTGGAAAGTGGTTTACTTCCACAGTGAATAAAACTGGTGTCATTGAACTGGATTTACAGTCTGATAttggcttcagaaaaaaaccatcacctccaccccaccccagaaaaaacctgcaaaacaaccccaaacccaactTGGAAGGAATGGACAAATGTACATCTTAAAGAAGAGGACATTGACGTTTACAGGAAGCGTTGACTCTTTTACCTGGCATCTGTAGATTCTCTGTCATAAATCTGATCATCGTAGCAATTAATGAGGCTGAAGTGAATGTCAGTGAAGGGTGTTTGTCATCTTATGGCATCCACATTTTCTCTTGTGGAAATACTTTTATTCCATGTCACTTGTTCAGGCAAAACAGGAACTTCTGATTTCTATGTTGCCAGCCAAAAAGTATCTACCCAAACCTCCTATTATCTAAGataagaaatgtatttagtGTCTTCAAGCTAGCTCCTAGTGAATACATTTCTATACACTATCAAGGTTGTCCCAAATTCTCATGGCAAAAGGATGAGTAAAGGGTTAAGTTTGCTTCATCTTGATCTAAGACAAAGATGGAGGAGAATATTGTCTTGTAATTCGGGGATTTCTAGTGCTGCCATTCAAACACCTTACTCTAAAAATCATAATACTAACTTAAGtgttacagaattttaaaaaagagctaAAGGAAGTGTTTTATTAGAAACATCTTCGTTATTTGGGAATAATGATGCTGAACAGGGAACAATAGAACAATGTGGGGATCTCTGTGTCACAGCATGCTAGTGCTCCCAAATTCTCTTGCTGATTTGCCTCAGACATCACCTTAGAAATCACAGTGTGTAAGGATTTGGGTGTGCTTTATTTCCCTTCCATCTCCTTGCCTGActtccatttctgttgctttaagTCAGCGGGACAAGTACAATTGTAATTATGGTGTACAGCCTGTAAATCCCCATACATACCCGTCTAATATTTGCAGTTTTAGCCTGCAAACTTCTTCATTCAGACCCCAGTAATTCTTGAAAGCAATGTTACCAGGTTTGGTAGTGGGTTTTAGGGTAAAATTCATATCTCTATTAGCAACGCTGACATTTCTGATTCACTTTACACAGAACAGTGAGGTCACAAGGTGTCAAGGACTATGCTTGAACTGGGGATGGAGATTCAGAGTACCACGTTCTTCTCCCCTGGGCAAAATCATGTTTCTTTAGGTTCATGTGGAGTTCGGGaagcctttatttatttatttgttcatcTGAAACTGTGGTCATGTTTACTAATTACTGACAGCTGCTTGGCACAATTTCAATGCATGTGTCTGAATCTTGACAAGCACCAATTAAATCTGGCCAGCAAAAGCCCCGTTAATTTGCACACCCCACTCACCAGTAGATGGCCTTGGTCACAAAGCTATTGTGGCTGGGAAGTGACTGGCATTAATGGGAGTGTAAGAGGGATAAAGAATAAAATGGTAGAGGCATTGATTCTCATTTAAGTGCTATTTAAATCATTTAGACTTGTCTTATTAAAAAGTCTCGATATTCTTATTGGCTTTCATCCTGAGTCAATGATAGTATCTTCTGTTCTCTCTGCGGTGCCTACCCGTTTTAAAGTGGCAGTTTGACAGCATTCTTAATATGGGAAAGATGAGTTGTACATGTGAATTCACACAGGCACCTTAGTGTCTGACAGTAGCaaacttcagttttatattcacattttaaagtatgtttaTCATGTTGATTGTGGttcctttccctcctgtccCAGCATTGTCTGATTAATTCAGGGGCCATGTTCAACTTTCTCCAGTTTTTAAGGCATGTTCAAGCTTGACCTTACCTTCATTTCAGGTTATATTTAGTTAATTATTTTCAGGTCTTAAGGCTGGAAAGCTGTTTAGTAGTAAAAGTCAT
The window above is part of the Gymnogyps californianus isolate 813 chromosome 7, ASM1813914v2, whole genome shotgun sequence genome. Proteins encoded here:
- the MAIP1 gene encoding m-AAA protease-interacting protein 1, mitochondrial codes for the protein MALRAAPGRGRWLARALAAPAAARVPPPPAAASALPLCGLRPLRPAARFASTAGQGPEAEGPQRRVVVVRITSPFAWLRTRFYYLLIRLYFDQEFSIEEFTRGAKQAFSVVSKLLSQRKLDLLDELVSAEVLQVLKEKISLLPDNHRDALAADIDAIMYTTEGDVRIYYDDDGRKFVSILMRFWYLNGANLPDEVPGETKVFQIVFGDESTKEKRHLLTANYEFQREFTEGAKPDWTITRIEHPRLLE